Proteins encoded within one genomic window of Cellulomonas flavigena DSM 20109:
- a CDS encoding ABC transporter permease: MSGGAVARRRGTVRQVLPPVVLLVALVTTWHAVVTLGDVPAFVLPGPAAILDELTTYLGPVTSAALVTGGNALVGLVVGATLGVLLAVVAAVVRLVDVLAEPVVAALAVVPVVALAPVLYAMYGAASEQARVLVAALAVFVPVYVTTLRGLRQVRPVHRDLMHALAATPRQAALAVTVPTAVPFVFTGLRMASSLAVISAIVAEYFGGPRSGIGSFITTAASASNYARAWAYVLGGVVVGLAFYAVTAAAEHVATRRAGA; the protein is encoded by the coding sequence GTGAGCGGGGGAGCCGTCGCGCGTCGGCGCGGCACCGTGCGGCAGGTGCTGCCGCCCGTCGTGCTGCTCGTCGCGCTCGTGACGACCTGGCACGCGGTCGTCACGCTCGGCGACGTCCCGGCGTTCGTCCTGCCCGGCCCTGCGGCGATCCTCGACGAGCTCACGACCTACCTCGGTCCGGTGACGTCGGCCGCGCTCGTCACGGGCGGGAACGCGCTGGTCGGGCTCGTCGTGGGCGCCACGCTCGGCGTGCTGCTCGCGGTCGTCGCCGCGGTCGTGCGGCTCGTCGACGTCCTCGCGGAGCCCGTCGTCGCGGCCCTGGCCGTGGTGCCCGTCGTGGCGCTCGCGCCCGTCCTGTACGCGATGTACGGCGCCGCGTCGGAGCAGGCGCGCGTCCTCGTCGCCGCGCTCGCGGTGTTCGTGCCCGTGTACGTCACGACGCTGCGCGGACTGCGCCAGGTCCGTCCCGTGCACCGCGACCTCATGCACGCGCTGGCGGCCACCCCGCGGCAGGCGGCACTGGCGGTCACGGTGCCCACCGCGGTGCCGTTCGTGTTCACCGGACTGCGCATGGCGTCGTCCCTCGCCGTCATCTCCGCGATCGTCGCCGAGTACTTCGGCGGCCCGCGCTCGGGGATCGGCTCGTTCATCACGACGGCCGCGTCGGCCTCGAACTACGCGCGGGCGTGGGCGTATGTGCTCGGCGGGGTCGTCGTCGGCCTCGCGTTCTACGCCGTGACCGCCGCCGCCGAGCACGTCGCCACCCGCCGGGCGGGCGCATGA
- a CDS encoding SDR family oxidoreductase → MPTTDRPRRALVTGASSGIGAATVRRLRADGWDVVATARRADRLAALAADTGADAFAADVTQDADVAALLAHVRETGGLDAVVNNAGGALGLDTVEEADLAGWRAMYELNVLGTLRVTQGVLPLLRERGEGDVVVVTSTAGQAPYPGGAGYTGVKHAERMLATTLRWEIVGEPIRVIEIAPGNVATEEFSLVRFAGDAERAAKVYAGYQPLVADDVADTIAWSLSRPAHVNVDLLVVRPRAQANNTTIARTGV, encoded by the coding sequence ATGCCCACGACCGACCGCCCCCGCCGCGCCCTCGTCACCGGGGCGTCGTCCGGCATCGGCGCCGCCACCGTGCGCCGCCTGCGCGCCGACGGGTGGGACGTCGTCGCCACGGCACGCCGGGCCGACCGCCTCGCCGCGCTCGCTGCCGACACGGGCGCCGACGCGTTCGCAGCGGACGTCACGCAGGACGCCGACGTCGCGGCGCTGCTGGCGCACGTGCGGGAGACCGGCGGGCTCGACGCGGTCGTCAACAACGCGGGCGGCGCGCTCGGCCTGGACACGGTCGAGGAGGCCGACCTCGCGGGGTGGCGCGCCATGTACGAGCTCAACGTGCTCGGCACCCTGCGCGTCACGCAGGGCGTGCTGCCGCTGCTGCGCGAGCGCGGCGAGGGCGACGTGGTCGTCGTGACGTCCACGGCGGGGCAGGCGCCGTACCCCGGCGGTGCCGGGTACACGGGCGTCAAGCACGCCGAGCGGATGCTCGCCACGACGCTGCGCTGGGAGATCGTCGGCGAGCCGATCCGGGTCATCGAGATCGCACCCGGCAACGTCGCGACCGAGGAGTTCTCGCTCGTGCGCTTCGCGGGGGACGCCGAACGCGCGGCGAAGGTCTACGCGGGGTACCAGCCGCTGGTCGCCGACGACGTGGCCGACACGATCGCGTGGAGCCTGTCGCGCCCGGCGCACGTCAACGTCGACCTGCTCGTCGTGCGGCCCCGGGCGCAGGCGAACAACACGACCATCGCGCGGACGGGTGTCTGA
- a CDS encoding ABC transporter ATP-binding protein, which produces MPPAETSTTRALLRLVRWARPALPRVVLGGSATLVASLIALAVPQVLRSVVNGPLLTDGSRTAVVQAALLVLVLGVLEAVLVWCRRALIATPGTGVERTMRTDLFRHLLDLPVAFHDRRGGGQLLQRSMGDLHTVRRWMVFGLVQLVVAATTVLVGAGLMLATSPPLGLVYLVGAVPVIWLGFRFRQDYKVVARRARDQAGDLATRVEESVHGIRVLKAFGRGDDALEEFVRQADELRGTELDKARAQSRMSFALAWIPETTLAVALGLGVWLAATDRVSVGALVAFFATATVMTRPVESLGHLMAMTLDARAGTDRFLDVIDTVPALADPAEPVALPAAPAGGTRVELRDVRFAHTPGSAEVLRGVDLVLEPGETMALVGLTGSGKTTLLQLVPRLYDVTGGAVLVDGVDVRDVTRHDLRGAVAVAFEDPILFSASVRDNVLMGVPTERLAEMTEQEVDDVVRIALDVASAGFVHRLPQGVDTVVGEEGMSLSGGQRQRVALARAIAGRPRVLVLDDPLSALDVATEADVTEGLRRVLAGTTTLVVAHRTSTVALADRVAVLEDGRITGVGRHADLLASHPHYRYVLTAEGDEAARPLPGDLDVAAEVGR; this is translated from the coding sequence GTGCCACCAGCCGAGACCTCCACGACGCGTGCGCTGCTCCGCCTCGTGCGGTGGGCCCGGCCGGCGCTCCCACGGGTGGTGCTCGGCGGGTCCGCGACGCTCGTCGCCAGCCTCATCGCGCTCGCGGTGCCGCAGGTGCTCCGCTCGGTCGTCAACGGTCCGCTGCTGACGGACGGTTCGCGGACGGCTGTCGTGCAGGCGGCCCTGCTCGTGCTCGTCCTCGGCGTGCTCGAGGCCGTGCTCGTGTGGTGCCGCCGCGCGCTCATCGCGACCCCCGGGACCGGTGTTGAGCGGACCATGCGCACCGACCTGTTCCGTCACCTGCTCGACCTGCCCGTCGCGTTCCACGACCGGCGGGGCGGCGGTCAGCTGCTGCAGCGCTCGATGGGGGACCTGCACACCGTCCGCCGGTGGATGGTCTTCGGTCTCGTGCAGCTCGTCGTCGCCGCGACGACCGTGCTCGTGGGCGCGGGCCTCATGCTCGCGACGAGCCCTCCGCTGGGTCTGGTGTACCTGGTCGGAGCCGTGCCCGTGATCTGGCTCGGCTTCCGGTTCCGGCAGGACTACAAGGTGGTCGCGCGGCGCGCACGGGACCAGGCCGGTGACCTCGCGACGCGCGTCGAGGAGTCCGTGCACGGCATCCGCGTGCTCAAGGCGTTCGGCCGCGGCGACGACGCGCTCGAGGAGTTCGTCCGGCAGGCCGACGAGCTGCGCGGCACCGAGCTCGACAAGGCCCGCGCGCAGTCGCGGATGTCGTTCGCCCTCGCCTGGATCCCCGAGACGACCCTGGCCGTGGCGCTCGGGCTCGGCGTGTGGCTCGCGGCGACCGACCGGGTGAGCGTCGGCGCGCTCGTCGCGTTCTTCGCGACGGCGACCGTGATGACGCGGCCCGTCGAGAGCCTCGGGCACCTCATGGCGATGACGCTCGACGCGCGCGCCGGCACCGACCGCTTCCTCGACGTCATCGACACCGTGCCCGCGCTGGCCGACCCCGCCGAGCCCGTCGCGCTGCCGGCCGCGCCGGCCGGCGGCACGCGCGTGGAGCTGCGGGACGTGCGGTTCGCGCACACGCCCGGGTCCGCCGAGGTGCTGCGGGGCGTCGACCTCGTCCTCGAGCCGGGCGAGACGATGGCGCTCGTCGGGCTCACCGGCAGCGGCAAGACGACGCTCCTGCAGCTCGTGCCCCGGCTGTACGACGTCACGGGCGGCGCGGTGCTGGTCGACGGCGTCGACGTGCGGGACGTGACACGGCACGACCTGCGCGGCGCCGTGGCCGTCGCCTTCGAGGACCCGATCCTGTTCTCGGCGTCCGTGCGCGACAACGTGCTCATGGGTGTGCCGACCGAGCGGCTGGCGGAGATGACCGAGCAGGAGGTCGACGACGTCGTGCGCATCGCGCTCGACGTGGCCAGCGCCGGGTTCGTGCACCGCCTGCCGCAGGGCGTCGACACCGTCGTCGGCGAGGAGGGCATGAGCCTGTCGGGCGGCCAGCGCCAGCGCGTCGCACTGGCCCGCGCGATCGCCGGCCGCCCCCGGGTGCTCGTGCTCGACGACCCCCTCTCGGCGCTGGACGTCGCGACCGAGGCCGACGTCACCGAGGGGCTGCGGCGCGTGCTGGCGGGGACCACCACGCTCGTCGTCGCCCACCGCACCTCCACGGTCGCGCTCGCGGACCGTGTGGCCGTGCTCGAGGACGGGCGGATCACGGGCGTGGGCCGGCACGCCGACCTGCTCGCGTCGCACCCGCACTACCGCTACGTGCTCACGGCCGAGGGCGACGAGGCGGCCCGGCCGCTCCCCGGTGACCTCGACGTCGCCGCGGAGGTGGGGCGATGA
- a CDS encoding aspartate aminotransferase family protein has protein sequence MAAPVEVDGLTLDAETVALDRAHVFHSWSAQARVAPLVVAGGSGSTVWDHAGHTYLDFSSQLVNTNIGHQHPRVVEAIREQAGLLATIAPATANLTRGRAAAAILGHAPDRLTKVFFTNAGADAVENAIRLARLHTGRDKVVSHYRSYHGNTGAAVVATGDWRRVPNEYARGHVHVFGPYLYRSEFWATALEEECERALRHLERIVQCEGPDSVAAILLETVPGTAGVLVPPPGYLAGVREIADRYGIVLILDEVMAGFGRTGEWFAFDAHDVVPDLVTFAKGVNSGYVPAGGVLISSQIAATFDERVFPGGLTYSGHPLAMAAIVAAIGAMEDEGIVENAAAVGRDVLGPGLAELAERQSLVGEVRGTGVFWAVELVADRATREPVAPAVMGAVRAACLARGLLPFVADNRVHVVPPCVVTPDEAREGLALLDEALTEVTTDL, from the coding sequence ATGGCAGCACCCGTGGAGGTCGACGGCCTCACGCTCGACGCCGAGACCGTCGCGCTGGACCGCGCGCACGTCTTCCACTCGTGGTCCGCGCAGGCGCGCGTCGCGCCCCTCGTGGTCGCCGGCGGCAGCGGGTCGACGGTGTGGGACCACGCGGGCCACACCTACCTCGACTTCTCCAGCCAGCTCGTCAACACCAACATCGGGCACCAGCACCCGCGGGTCGTCGAGGCGATCCGCGAGCAGGCCGGGCTGCTCGCGACGATCGCTCCCGCCACCGCGAACCTCACGCGCGGCCGCGCGGCCGCCGCGATCCTGGGGCACGCGCCGGACCGGCTCACCAAGGTCTTCTTCACCAACGCGGGCGCCGACGCCGTCGAGAACGCGATCCGCCTGGCGCGCCTGCACACCGGCCGCGACAAGGTGGTCTCGCACTACCGCTCCTACCACGGCAACACCGGGGCGGCCGTCGTCGCGACGGGGGACTGGCGGCGCGTCCCCAACGAGTACGCGCGCGGGCACGTGCACGTCTTCGGGCCGTACCTGTACCGCTCGGAGTTCTGGGCGACGGCGCTCGAGGAGGAGTGCGAGCGCGCGCTGCGGCATCTCGAACGCATCGTGCAGTGCGAGGGGCCCGACTCGGTCGCCGCGATCCTGCTGGAGACCGTGCCGGGCACCGCGGGCGTGCTCGTCCCGCCGCCGGGGTACCTCGCGGGCGTGCGGGAGATCGCGGACCGGTACGGGATCGTGCTGATCCTCGACGAGGTCATGGCGGGCTTCGGGCGCACGGGCGAGTGGTTCGCGTTCGACGCCCACGACGTCGTACCCGACCTGGTGACCTTCGCCAAGGGCGTCAACTCCGGGTACGTCCCGGCCGGCGGCGTGCTGATCTCCTCGCAGATCGCCGCGACGTTTGACGAGCGCGTCTTCCCCGGCGGTCTGACGTACTCCGGGCACCCGCTCGCGATGGCGGCGATCGTCGCCGCGATCGGTGCCATGGAGGACGAGGGGATCGTCGAGAACGCCGCCGCCGTGGGGCGCGACGTGCTCGGGCCAGGGCTCGCGGAGCTCGCCGAGCGGCAGTCGCTGGTCGGCGAGGTGCGTGGCACCGGCGTCTTCTGGGCCGTCGAGCTCGTCGCGGACCGTGCGACGCGCGAGCCGGTCGCGCCTGCCGTCATGGGCGCGGTCAGGGCTGCGTGCCTCGCCCGCGGCCTGCTGCCGTTCGTCGCGGACAACCGCGTGCACGTCGTGCCGCCGTGCGTGGTCACGCCCGACGAGGCGCGCGAGGGACTCGCCCTGCTCGACGAGGCACTCACCGAGGTGACCACGGACCTCTGA
- a CDS encoding ABC transporter substrate-binding protein yields the protein MRTTTRRGATVAALAAAGLLLAGCSTTDTAEADGGEGDLTPVTLQLQWLTQAQFAGYYAAVAEGYYADEGLDVEIVPSGGDIVPQDALAAGEVDYAIAWVPKVLGSIEQGAQVTNVAQVFERSATLQVAFADSGIASVADLEGRTIGSWGYGNEWELFAGLNQAGVEDFELVTQAFDMLGLLGGDIDAAQAMTYNEYAQLLETVDPDTGELYTPEDFTVIDWNDEGVAMLQDAIWADAARLADDEEYQETTVRFLKASLKGWAFARDNPQDAAEIVTAAGSTLGTSHQLWMTNEVNKLIWPSTAGIGIVDEAAWERTVKLAMETHNETGATIITSEPPETAYTNAYVEKALAELEEEGVDVTGADFAPVDVELQEGGN from the coding sequence ATGAGGACGACGACGCGTCGGGGGGCGACCGTCGCGGCCCTGGCGGCAGCCGGGCTGCTGCTGGCGGGCTGCTCGACCACGGACACGGCGGAGGCGGACGGCGGCGAGGGTGACCTCACGCCGGTCACGCTGCAGCTGCAGTGGCTGACGCAGGCGCAGTTCGCGGGGTACTACGCGGCCGTCGCGGAGGGCTACTACGCCGACGAGGGCCTCGACGTCGAGATCGTGCCCTCGGGGGGCGACATCGTGCCGCAGGACGCGCTGGCCGCGGGCGAGGTCGACTACGCGATCGCGTGGGTGCCCAAGGTGCTCGGCTCGATCGAGCAGGGCGCCCAGGTCACGAACGTCGCCCAGGTGTTCGAGCGGTCCGCGACGCTGCAGGTCGCGTTCGCCGACTCCGGGATCGCGTCCGTCGCCGACCTCGAGGGGAGGACGATCGGCTCGTGGGGGTACGGCAACGAGTGGGAGCTGTTCGCCGGGCTCAACCAGGCCGGCGTCGAGGACTTCGAGCTCGTCACGCAGGCGTTCGACATGCTGGGGCTGCTCGGTGGCGACATCGACGCCGCGCAGGCCATGACGTACAACGAGTACGCCCAGCTCCTCGAGACCGTCGACCCCGACACCGGCGAGCTCTACACGCCCGAGGACTTCACGGTCATCGACTGGAACGACGAGGGCGTCGCGATGCTGCAGGACGCGATCTGGGCCGACGCCGCGCGACTCGCCGACGACGAGGAGTACCAGGAGACCACGGTCAGGTTCCTCAAGGCGTCGCTCAAGGGCTGGGCGTTCGCGCGCGACAACCCGCAGGACGCCGCCGAGATCGTCACGGCCGCGGGCTCCACGCTCGGCACGTCCCACCAGCTGTGGATGACCAACGAGGTGAACAAGCTCATCTGGCCGTCCACCGCGGGCATCGGGATCGTCGACGAGGCCGCGTGGGAGCGCACGGTGAAGCTTGCGATGGAGACCCACAACGAGACCGGCGCGACGATCATCACCTCCGAGCCGCCGGAGACCGCCTACACCAACGCGTACGTCGAGAAGGCGCTCGCGGAGCTGGAGGAGGAAGGTGTGGACGTGACGGGGGCGGACTTCGCGCCGGTCGACGTCGAGCTGCAGGAGGGCGGCAACTGA